The Xenopus tropicalis strain Nigerian chromosome 1, UCB_Xtro_10.0, whole genome shotgun sequence DNA segment TAACTTAGAACAGCATAGAACAAAACTTCTAATTTTTGGAAAGTAGGAAAAGCTGCAGTAACTTAAAACTAACTGGAAAATCCGTTCACTCACAACAAACATTTGTCCTTGCCAGATTGATGATTACAGCATGGTCAGATTCCTACCTTTTGATCGGTCAGATGAAGAATGCATGAACATTGTTCTCCAGCACATAGACTTTGCCATTCAGTATGGAGAGGATCTAGAGTTTAAGGAACCGAAGGTGAGTGATATGGATTATTATTACTCTTTATTTATGATTACTGATGCAGTTTATTCACTTTTGTTTGTTGGATGAAATTTGTAGAGTGGCTGTCCAGAAGTTTGTCCCTGCATCCTTTTAAAGAATTCCTGAGTCTTGGGAAATATGGCAGCTTCTAGTCAAATCATATGGGCCTTGTCTTGTATAGTCTAGTCATATGGGCCTGTTTATGGTAGAGTATACGCTATTCCCATGTTATTGCTAACCAAGATCTCTAGTTTGGTTGGTCAGTCATATGCATATGACATTTATACATTTCAGGGCCAGATGATTAAGAAGTCTATGGAGCTGGGCGAGTTTTACATGCTGTAACATATTTTTCGTgctaaataaaatgataaatatgaaTCTGCATAACACCCCAGCTCTGTactatttgtttttgttcttcTTTTGTCAGGAAAATGAAGAGGACAAATCAGAGAACTTTGATGAATTCTTTCAGGACAGAGCTGATGAACCCTGAGGATAGAGCTTCTGTATATAATACCCTTAAGATTTGTTTTCGGTTTGATATGAAGTGTCAGTGTATTGGGCACAATGACCCCTTAGATCTGCAGACTGGGTATTTCTGCAATGCCGAGAAACTGAGCACATTTTCAGCTTCTATTATGTAATTGCCACATTGGCAGAAACAGGAGTAACTAGAGCAACTCATGTAAGGAAATGAAATGGGGGAAGCCCTGTTTGCATCATGTTCCATTTCCTAGCTAGTGAGTGCATGTTCAATATGTTGTATTAGAAAAGAGTGTAATAAGAACACTGTTTAGATTTCCAGGTGAACAATTGTATGTTCCTTATGGTAATCGCTATTCTGCAAACAGCAAATATGATGTTCATGTTTCCTTTTGCATAGCTTTGGATAGCAAAAATatgtttgaaatatatatttttaattcatttgatCTTTCTTGttatatactgacacacacagcctagtaatacaaaaatatttggcaTCCTTTGTCAAAAGTTACAAAAAATTAGTTTTACTAATAAAAATTTACGTCCCACCCCAGCAGGGAACAAACGTAAACATGAAATGATTCTGGTAATTGCAATGCACAGTTACCATCTGTTTAACACAATTTAAAAGAAAAGGGAgcacaattatataaaaaaatcagttgtTGAGATTCAGTTGTTTGTAATCATGATTAATCTCCATTGCAAGAATCATAACTGCAATAGCATTTACCTGATCtgagcttatttaagaaaaatcataaaaaggtttAACCACAAACCAGTTCAATTTCAGGAATTAATCACGGAGAAAACACTCACTTCCCATTGATTTCTGTGACATCTTGGTGGATAAAACAAGATGAAACTTTTGGTCTACTCACATTTGTTATcatacatttaaaggggttgttcaccttccagaaataagtttttttttcacttctcGTTATGTTCTGTCTGTGACCAGTTTTCTAAAATTGAAGTTTAAACTTTAATGTTCCAGTAATCCAGGTGCAGTCTCTGAGCTGCTACAGTTTGCTACATTccttgatacatttctcagctgCATCTGTGGGATGTTTGCAATGACATTGTATCGCTTATAAGAGCTGCCTTTAATGAAACTCAGGGGATTATGCTCAGCAGCGCCAAAgttaagaaatgtatcaactaatgtaacAAACTAAACCCCCCCCTCCCTCTCTGAGAGCTGCTCCAGGGAGACAtgagaatataaataaatgtatatttgatacatgtttaaaaatagaaagaaactgaaaaaatgtctttttattcTGGTGCACTATGTGAAACCAACTGAAATGAAAAatgtttggaaggtgaacaacctctttacaAATTGTGGAATTTTTGATTGGAAAAACATTAATGGCAAGGTATTGTTTTCTGCTTTTGTTTTTCCACTGACCTTAGCTTTCAGGGTTTGTTGAATATTATTAAAGCATTTTAAGTGAGGAGACCCTCTCCTTTCATAAATAAACCACAGTTGCAATTACCTCACATAAGCCTTGGAATTTAAACCTTACTAAATGTGCCCCAACTTCCTGACTAAAGGAGGGGTTGTGCCTCCTGAAACATGAATCCCTTTCTGAATGAAATATGGTGTGCGTAACTCCTTCCAATGTTTTTCTATTGGTGAACTGATGAGTTCCTGTCATCTAGTGAGATCTGCACCACTAGTGCAGGAAAGTGTAAAATTGTGGGATGCGTGGCATTTATCTGTATGGAAAAACCAGAATTGGATGACTTTTTtaaaagaagaatataaatcctgtttccattcacagcaagcaggcaggaaggagccattttgtgggcactgttattaaggcaagctttgcatcaagCACAAGTCCATGCACTAACTacataattagatggtgaggaaggaGGGGGGACATGAGTACTTAATGTCAAGTTAAAGCAATTGGCTGCCCTTCCTCTATGCCTAAGATCATAGATGTAAAAGTGTGCCTAGACATAAATCTTTTTGCACCCACTTGGTTTGAGGTGCATGTGTgatgtttttttaaagggtgcaAATAGAGTTTTCCATAATTCAGTAGGTGGAAACTCCCAAGTTCTTTATTCTTATCAAAGGGTGAGAATAACAAATGAATCATATAGTTGTTAAATGTATACCAATAATAACTTTAATATGATGTACATATATATCAATTCCATCCATCAGTTATCTCcaaaaaaaatatcattaaggGAAAAAAAGGCCCAGGGAATAGCATGCAGAGGGAGAATGGATTGCTTCATTTCCAATACATTTTCAGTGTATGTTATTAGAAGGCCTGGAATGCAGAATATTGCTGGCATCACATACAACTATTGGTCAGCCAACCTAGCCTATTTCATTCAGACTGGCCAGACTGGTTGCAGGATTATTTCTCCAGTGTTCACCAGTAGGCTGACATGGTTCAGCAATGCTACATGTCAAACGGAGTTGGGGAGTCATATCAGCTATCTGTACCTAACCTTAGTGAGGATGAAAAAGATAAATTCGAATTTGgccaaaaataatgtattatattgtGTAAGAGCTGGCCATGGGCAGTGCACAGGATCCCAGGAGAGTGAGCCAAAATGAGGGCACGGTGCTTTGAGGAACACTATTTTTTTCTATCCCCTaaaatagtgcccagaataatATCTTTCTCCCTGCTTTCTCTAATTTACTTTCAACAGCACAGGTAACTAATTTTAGCTCCTCCCCTTTTCATTTCTGAGCTCTCCTCCTGACTGTGAagacaagaaaacaaaaaaaggtgcCTAGTGCACATGCCCAATTGATTTCCATTGTAGCAGAGGTGGTCCGCAATATTCACAGTAGACACTCTGATTGCCTTCATTTAAAGGTATTGCAATGGCCTGTTTTATTCAGAGCAAAGATAAGTGAGCTGACCTTTATGTGATGCACTAGACAGCAGCAAGCACCAGGTATTCCTGTCCAATGCATTTTTACCACAGGCTACAATTTAACCCCAAGATTTTCTAATTTGTCAACACTTTTGTACAAGCTATGGCAAAGACACCGAAGGGTCAATCTGTTcatacttaaagggttaatgttttTTGTGGACATTATGCTTTAATGGATTCTGTGCGCCAAAAGCTGCTGTCTATATGTTAGGCTTGCGAAAGTTgcaagaaatgtaaaaatctaTGTATATACAACTGCATTTATATAAACAGCAAGAAATGATAAATGGACTATAAACTTTTAATACATACTATTATTTCATGGTAGCACACGAATGTTAGCATTTGATATTTACaggtcaatgtttttttttttttttttacatagtaaataaacaTGGCACACGATTTGCAACacatttaaaagaacaaattATCTGATGTACAGATTCCTATTCCAGCAAATTCAGAGGAAGTTATAATGCAAATATTAGTACATAGCTAATTATCTGCCTATAGCTTTTGCAGGGTTTGTCATGACCATCTCATTAGCTAAATTCATGGAATGAAAAAATTAAGGCCATGAAACAGTTGGCAGTtctattttatgattttttataCTCAATTCTTTCTACTTTCACATCATCTCCAATTAACTGGTACACATAGGTGACAACAGTGGAGGCCTGGATGTCCATCAGTACAAAGGAAGGAATAATATTGCTGCAAAAAAGATAACACGTggttagtaaataaaataaagatatgaCATATCACCTTAACAAAACATTACCACCTTCCTTAAAAATGAGTTCTTAATCCAACGTTTTATAATTGGGATTTAATAACTaggaatttatattttttaagaaatgtatCGGCTCCATACAGATAATATATACCTACAAGGACTTTCCCAAGGCAGtgagtttttttaattactttgaacTTGCCTGATTCTTCCTGTGTCTGGAACCAGCCTTAAGTATATTTTGTTTACAGTTCTTATTCTCAAGCTGTAATGTGATTGGACTGTAGATCACCCAGGATTGTTCATCTGGTTTTGTCAAGGGGGTAgggcaaaaacatttttgctgGGAGGCCTGGGGCCCCTGGAGTTAGGCTACTGGTCAGTCACCAAAAGCTAGACAAAAATTAACGATGacttgcatttacacacaaatGACTTACTTTTCTAATGCATTGTAAGCTCCGGTAGCAGATCCTGGGTTGATGTAAAATTTGTTTTCATGTTCAAATGCTTCAAATTTTTGTGTATGTCCAGAAATCAGGATATCAACATCCAACTGTCTCTGTAACAAGGCCAGACTAGCCATATCTCCCCATGGTATTACTTGGTGGCCATGAATCAAACCGATTTTAAACTGTCCAACAGTCACAACCTTTTGTTCTGGGTAATTTAAGTTctggaagaaaaaaatgttaatgctAAATAGTACAAACTTTACAGTTTATCAAGAATTCAGGCTCAATATCTAATGCACACTGAACTACACAGAAAAATATTCCATCTATACTTCCACAATATAGAGAGTATTGTGTATTTATGTGAAACATTGTTACAAGTTGTCATCTTGGCTTTAAACTGTATGAACGCATGATGATTTCCATAAATGATTTATGGAATGATGGCATCACGATTTCTATAAGCACCTGAACTGAGTATAACAAACATAGAATAAGCAGTAATTATAGGAATTAGAAAGAACCTCGTCAAAGTCTCCTCTGACAATGTGAACGTCCCCAGCCAGAGTCTTCAGGTAGTCAAAACTTTCCTTGGTGCATAAGTTTCCCGTGCACAGAATGTGCTGAATCTTCCCAGGTACAAGCAGTTTTTTGAACTTTGCAGGCAGGCTATTGCAACGGTGAGGGATGTGCAGGTCTCCTAATACTAAAACCAACTAAGGAATTTTAAAGACAAAAGGTCAGTTGGGAAATGTATACAAAATAAAGTGTTCTAATAATCTGAACTAGTTTCTGTTATGCACGCAAACAGATTGCAAACCCCTCCCCCCAAATAGCTAAAAGTAATGATACAATTAA contains these protein-coding regions:
- the vps29 gene encoding vacuolar protein sorting-associated protein 29 isoform X1 yields the protein MPGHRLVLVLGDLHIPHRCNSLPAKFKKLLVPGKIQHILCTGNLCTKESFDYLKTLAGDVHIVRGDFDENLNYPEQKVVTVGQFKIGLIHGHQVIPWGDMASLALLQRQLDVDILISGHTQKFEAFEHENKFYINPGSATGAYNALENNIIPSFVLMDIQASTVVTYVYQLIGDDVKVERIEYKKS
- the vps29 gene encoding vacuolar protein sorting-associated protein 29, producing MLVLVLGDLHIPHRCNSLPAKFKKLLVPGKIQHILCTGNLCTKESFDYLKTLAGDVHIVRGDFDENLNYPEQKVVTVGQFKIGLIHGHQVIPWGDMASLALLQRQLDVDILISGHTQKFEAFEHENKFYINPGSATGAYNALENNIIPSFVLMDIQASTVVTYVYQLIGDDVKVERIEYKKS